The Thermodesulfobacteriota bacterium genome contains the following window.
GCCCGGATCACCTTCAGCTACTTCCGGATCGGGGGCGTGTCCCGGGATCTCGACGACCACTTCATCGAGGGCACGAAGGAGTTCATCAAGCGCCTGCGCGGGCGCTTCGACACCTACGACAAGCTCGTCACGGGCAACATCATCTTCCGCAAGCGAAACGAGGACGTGGGCGTCATCTCCCGGGACATGGCGCTGAAGTACGGCGCCACCGGGCCGGTGATCCGGGGCAGCGGCGTGCCCTACGACGTGCGCCGCGCCGAGCCCTACTCCCTCTACCCCGAGTTCGACTTCGAGATCCCCACCCGCCCCGAAGGCGACTCCATGGCGCGCTACCTCGTGCGCATGGCCGAGATGGAGCAGTCGCTGCGCATCGTGGAGCAGGCGCTGGCCCGGCTTCCCGAGGGGCCGGTGATGGCCAAGGTGCCCAAGAAGCTCAAGGTCGGCCCCGGCGACACGGTGCAGGCCGTGGAGGCCGCCCGGGGCCAGCTCGACTACTACCTGGTGGGCGACGGCACCGACAAGCCCTACCGCCTCAAGATACGGCCCCCGAGCTACTCGAACCTGAGCCTGCTCCAGGAGCTCGCCGAGGGCGTGCTCCTGTCGGATCTCGTGGCGATCGGCGGAAGCCTGGACCTGGTGATTCCGGAGATTGATCGGTAGAGAGTCGCACGTGGCGGGTTGCACGTTGCCCGTCGGGGCCCGGGAGTTGGTCCATGGATGGTGACGGCCCCCGTACGCCAGGATCTACGCCCCCAACGAGCAACGAGCAACACGCAACGCGCAAACCACAAGGACACTGCGCATGACCGAAGCCCTCCCGCCCGAAATCCTGCGCATCGCCGTCTCGGTGGCGGTGGTCGTGATCTTTGCGTTTGCCAACGCCGCGATCATGGTGCTGGTGGAGCGGAAGGTCTGCGGCCACATCCAGCGGCGGCCCGGCCCCTTCGAGGTGGGCCCCCACGGGCTCCTCCAGACCGCGGTGGACGGGCTCAAGCTCATGGGCAAGCAGATCCTCGTGCCCCGGGGCGCCGACGGCAAGCTCTTCCGCCTGGCCCCCGTCCTGAGCTTCGTGCCGCCCATCGCCGCCCTGATCGTCGTGCCCTTCTCCTCGCGCCTCCAGGTGCGGGATCTGGACATCGGGGTGCTCTTCATCCTCTTCCTGGCCGCCTTGAACGTGCTCGCGATCCTGGTGGCCGGGTGGAGCTCCAACAACAAGTACAGCCTGTTTGGCTCGATCCGGGCCGTGGCCCAGAGCGTGGCCTACGAAATCCCGCTCCTCATCTGCCTCGTGACGATCGTGCTCTGGGTGGGGAGCTTCCGCATGGGCGACATCGTCCAGATGCAGCAGGGCTCCTGGC
Protein-coding sequences here:
- the nuoH gene encoding NADH-quinone oxidoreductase subunit NuoH, coding for MTEALPPEILRIAVSVAVVVIFAFANAAIMVLVERKVCGHIQRRPGPFEVGPHGLLQTAVDGLKLMGKQILVPRGADGKLFRLAPVLSFVPPIAALIVVPFSSRLQVRDLDIGVLFILFLAALNVLAILVAGWSSNNKYSLFGSIRAVAQSVAYEIPLLICLVTIVLWVGSFRMGDIVQMQQGSWLWVIPNWFVFTPMGFVAFLIYFITGMAETNRAPFDLPEAESELTAGFHTEYAGMGFGLFFLGEYTNMVLVCAVATTLFLGGWGAPAFLEVTSTGVLANAYQLGWFLLKTYGLLVVMIWIRWTFPRVRFDQLLNFCWKILIPISLANLAVTALWLKTPFAG
- a CDS encoding NADH-quinone oxidoreductase subunit D; protein product: MIPKADPSQETLVLNMGPQHPATHGVLRIVLKLDGEYVLQAIPVIGYGHRMHEKMAEVRTYPGFYANVGRMDYAGALSFGHGHVLAVERLAGIEVPPRAEYIRVITTELNRIASHLLWFGACLLDLGAFTPILYSFDDREYCLDLLEHVTGARITFSYFRIGGVSRDLDDHFIEGTKEFIKRLRGRFDTYDKLVTGNIIFRKRNEDVGVISRDMALKYGATGPVIRGSGVPYDVRRAEPYSLYPEFDFEIPTRPEGDSMARYLVRMAEMEQSLRIVEQALARLPEGPVMAKVPKKLKVGPGDTVQAVEAARGQLDYYLVGDGTDKPYRLKIRPPSYSNLSLLQELAEGVLLSDLVAIGGSLDLVIPEIDR